In Polynucleobacter ibericus, a genomic segment contains:
- a CDS encoding helix-turn-helix transcriptional regulator — MDRTERFYKIQKMLSDRKLVTTEQFLKELEISRATFRRDLEYLRDRLGAPIAWDSDLGGYVLQNTPGENLSALPGLWLNEFEIHSLLSVIELLRSIDPEGLIGSQVNPIRERLEKLLEKGDYSAREVSRRIRVTTLARRNTPTKFFEVVAHGLLARKRLQITHYGRQDNQLTEREISPQRLVYYRDNWYLDAFCHNKDDLRTFGMDALEAVTLLDKPAVSIEEADLRAELESGYGIFAGTKHQIAKLKFSPFRARWVAREVWHPDQKGEIQDDGSFVLSIPYSDERELLLDILRQGADVEVLGPKPLRDAIKTRLMATMKIYD, encoded by the coding sequence ATGGATAGAACCGAGCGCTTTTATAAGATTCAAAAAATGCTTAGTGATCGTAAATTGGTGACTACCGAGCAATTTTTAAAAGAGCTGGAAATCTCGAGAGCAACATTTAGACGTGATTTGGAGTATCTACGAGATCGTTTGGGCGCGCCAATTGCCTGGGATTCTGACTTGGGTGGATACGTATTACAAAATACTCCCGGAGAGAACCTAAGCGCTCTTCCAGGTCTATGGCTTAACGAGTTTGAGATTCATTCCCTACTTTCGGTGATTGAATTACTCCGCAGCATTGATCCGGAAGGCTTGATTGGGTCACAAGTAAACCCCATTCGCGAGAGACTGGAAAAGCTCCTGGAGAAGGGGGATTATTCAGCCAGAGAGGTATCGAGAAGAATTCGAGTAACAACGCTTGCAAGGCGAAATACGCCAACTAAATTCTTTGAAGTTGTTGCCCATGGCTTACTGGCTAGGAAGCGACTGCAAATCACGCATTACGGCAGGCAAGACAATCAGTTAACAGAGCGGGAAATTTCGCCGCAGCGATTGGTTTATTACCGAGATAACTGGTACTTGGATGCCTTTTGCCATAATAAGGATGATTTAAGAACTTTTGGTATGGATGCTTTGGAGGCTGTAACTCTATTGGATAAGCCAGCGGTATCCATTGAGGAGGCTGATTTAAGAGCTGAGCTTGAATCTGGTTATGGGATTTTTGCCGGCACTAAACACCAGATTGCCAAACTAAAATTTAGCCCCTTTAGGGCAAGATGGGTAGCCAGGGAAGTATGGCACCCAGACCAAAAGGGCGAGATACAAGATGACGGTTCATTCGTCTTAAGCATTCCCTATAGCGATGAGCGTGAATTGCTATTAGATATCTTGAGGCAGGGCGCGGATGTCGAGGTTCTGGGCCCCAAACCCCTAAGAGATGCGATCAAAACCAGATTAATGGCAACTATGAAGATTTATGACTAG
- a CDS encoding outer membrane protein, whose protein sequence is MKKLRLYTVLAASIAATSIGSAQAQSTTFDGFFGQVGIGYESVAPSLSYGNINITNNGSPVASLPISSSVSNSNSFAGTVTAGYNFAITKDFLLGLGAEYSPIAGSKANFSGSNATLGTINGQYNKENSYNIFLSPATPIGKDGLLYGKVGYTGASVKSQYSGGNSTTSNLTGYSLGVGYKQFITAGLYGFGEVNYASYSNLSFNDSATSGTYRATQTTTISANAVNLLVGVGYKF, encoded by the coding sequence ATGAAAAAGCTGCGTTTATATACAGTATTGGCTGCCAGTATCGCTGCAACCTCAATTGGGAGTGCCCAGGCCCAATCAACCACATTTGATGGATTTTTTGGTCAAGTTGGCATTGGCTATGAATCAGTCGCACCATCGCTTAGTTATGGAAACATTAACATTACGAATAATGGTTCACCAGTTGCAAGCCTACCTATTTCATCAAGCGTAAGTAATTCAAATAGCTTTGCTGGGACAGTAACAGCTGGATATAACTTTGCAATCACAAAAGATTTCTTACTCGGCCTTGGTGCTGAGTACTCACCAATTGCAGGCTCAAAGGCGAATTTTAGCGGCAGCAATGCAACGTTAGGTACCATCAATGGTCAATACAACAAAGAAAATTCATATAATATTTTCTTGTCGCCAGCGACACCAATTGGCAAAGATGGCTTGCTTTATGGAAAGGTGGGTTACACAGGGGCTTCAGTTAAATCACAGTACAGCGGGGGTAACTCAACCACTAGTAATTTGACTGGTTACTCATTAGGGGTTGGTTATAAGCAATTTATAACCGCTGGTTTATACGGCTTCGGTGAAGTTAATTATGCAAGCTATAGCAATCTCTCATTTAATGACTCAGCTACAAGCGGAACATATAGGGCAACACAGACTACAACCATCAGTGCCAACGCTGTAAATCTATTAGTTGGTGTTGGGTATAAGTTTTAA
- the acs gene encoding acetate--CoA ligase encodes MEPLKQENRVFNPPADFVKSAAIPGMEAYNKLCAEANADYDGFWGRLAKENLYWKKPFTKVLDESKAPFYKWFEDGTTNASYNCLDRQVEAGLGDKTAIIFEADDGTVTKVTYKEMLERVCKMANALRKMGVKSGDSVIIYMAMTIEGIVAMQACARIGAIHSVVFGGFSAQALRDRIMDVGAVAVITADGQFRGGKALPLKAICDEALSTGECPKVKHVIVSKRTGTDVTMQAGRDVWMQEIVANEATTCEPEWVSAEHPLFILYTSGSTGKPKGVQHSTGGYLLWAILTMKWTFDIKPNDVFWCTADIGWVTGHSYITYGPLAVGATEIVFEGVPTYPNAGRFWDMIQKHKASIFYTAPTAIRSLIKASSNDQAVHPKSYDLSSLRLLGSVGEPINPEAWMWYYENVGNSNCPIADTFWQTETGGHMISPLPGATPMIPGSCTLPLPGIQAAIVDEAGVDVPNGQGGILVVKRPWPSMIRTIWNDADRFVKSYFPEELGGTLYLAGDGAIRNKDTGYFTITGRIDDVLNVSGHRMGTMEIESCLVANPLVAEAAVVGRPDELTGEAICVFVVLKGGRPTGEEAKKLATELRNWVGKEIGPIAKPKDVRFGDNLPKTRSGKIMRRLLRVIAKGEEVTQDTSTLENPHILDQLKESL; translated from the coding sequence ATGGAACCATTAAAGCAAGAAAACCGCGTATTTAACCCACCTGCAGACTTTGTAAAGAGCGCGGCCATTCCAGGCATGGAAGCCTATAACAAGCTTTGTGCTGAAGCAAATGCAGATTACGATGGTTTCTGGGGTCGTCTTGCTAAAGAAAACCTCTATTGGAAAAAGCCATTTACCAAGGTATTGGATGAGTCCAAAGCGCCTTTCTATAAATGGTTCGAAGATGGCACAACCAATGCTTCATATAACTGTTTAGATCGCCAAGTTGAAGCGGGTCTAGGTGATAAAACGGCCATCATCTTTGAAGCAGATGACGGCACCGTTACTAAGGTAACTTATAAAGAGATGCTCGAGCGCGTTTGCAAAATGGCAAATGCACTGCGCAAGATGGGTGTCAAGTCTGGCGACAGCGTCATCATTTACATGGCAATGACTATCGAAGGCATTGTTGCCATGCAAGCCTGTGCCCGTATCGGCGCAATTCACTCTGTAGTGTTCGGTGGCTTCTCTGCTCAAGCTTTGCGCGATCGCATTATGGACGTTGGCGCCGTTGCAGTCATTACTGCTGATGGACAGTTCCGCGGCGGCAAAGCATTGCCATTAAAAGCCATTTGCGACGAAGCACTGTCTACTGGTGAGTGCCCTAAGGTTAAGCATGTAATCGTAAGTAAGCGTACTGGTACTGATGTCACGATGCAGGCAGGTCGCGACGTTTGGATGCAAGAAATCGTTGCTAATGAAGCAACTACTTGTGAGCCAGAGTGGGTAAGCGCTGAGCACCCATTATTTATTCTTTATACATCAGGTTCAACTGGTAAGCCAAAGGGTGTTCAACACTCTACGGGTGGCTACCTCTTGTGGGCAATTCTGACCATGAAGTGGACCTTTGACATTAAGCCAAACGATGTGTTCTGGTGTACTGCTGACATTGGTTGGGTAACAGGCCACTCTTATATTACTTATGGCCCACTCGCAGTAGGCGCTACTGAGATCGTATTTGAAGGCGTTCCTACCTATCCAAATGCAGGCCGTTTCTGGGACATGATCCAAAAACACAAAGCATCTATTTTTTACACAGCGCCAACAGCAATTCGTTCATTGATCAAAGCATCTAGCAACGATCAAGCAGTGCATCCAAAGAGCTACGACTTATCTTCACTGCGCCTCTTGGGTTCGGTTGGTGAGCCAATTAATCCAGAAGCCTGGATGTGGTACTACGAAAATGTTGGTAACTCCAACTGTCCAATCGCTGATACTTTCTGGCAAACCGAAACTGGTGGTCATATGATTTCACCATTACCAGGTGCGACACCGATGATTCCAGGCTCTTGCACATTGCCATTGCCAGGGATTCAGGCAGCGATTGTGGATGAGGCGGGTGTTGATGTGCCGAACGGTCAGGGCGGAATCTTGGTTGTAAAGCGTCCATGGCCTTCGATGATTCGTACGATTTGGAATGATGCAGATCGTTTTGTGAAATCTTATTTCCCAGAAGAGTTGGGTGGCACTTTGTATCTGGCAGGTGACGGTGCAATCCGTAATAAAGATACTGGCTACTTCACCATCACTGGTCGTATCGATGACGTATTGAACGTTTCCGGCCACCGCATGGGAACCATGGAAATTGAATCTTGCTTAGTTGCTAATCCATTGGTTGCAGAGGCAGCAGTAGTTGGTCGTCCTGATGAACTGACTGGTGAAGCGATTTGTGTATTCGTAGTTCTTAAAGGCGGTCGCCCAACAGGCGAAGAAGCTAAGAAGTTGGCTACCGAATTGCGTAACTGGGTTGGCAAAGAGATTGGTCCGATTGCTAAACCGAAGGACGTTCGTTTCGGCGATAACTTGCCTAAGACCCGTTCTGGCAAGATCATGCGTCGTCTCTTGCGTGTGATTGCTAAAGGCGAGGAAGTGACTCAAGATACCTCCACTTTGGAAAATCCACACATCTTGGATCAGCTCAAAGAGTCTCTCTAA